The genomic DNA agcggagaggagcagagggggagTGTCTGTATTCTATTTTTCCTACTGTAATATACATATTAATTGATTARGCGTAAGTACAATAGCTTTGGRCCAGTTTTTTGCAGGTACTAGTGGTTGTACTAAATTATCCTCTAATTTTACAAGTTGCTAGATagtcaatgtagctagctagctagtagtagcAGCTTCGTGACTTCAGAAATCTATGTAAAATAACCATCGGTGTATAGCCGAGGCCATATGCAACAATAATCAACTATTTCAATTCACAAGATAGAATGAACGTGATTCTTGAGCTTGACGCAAKACGCAGCTTTCATTGATTTAAAAGGAAGCATTTCCTCAATGgcttcatcagctgttgtacaatatgatacaaaacacagtaaAACAGAatttttactgcactgggcctttaaggacTCCTTTCAGGCCACCTGAAATTGAACCAGCAGCAATCAATTTATGCATCCATCAATACCCGATTAACGCATCCATCTTGTCAATAACAGGGATGCAATTGCGTAAACCAACCAACCTATCAGCCACATTTCACAATGTTTGCAATAGTGTGAATAGAGAGACAGGAATGAATTATGCTGACACAAATACAAAATGGCCGACCATAATCACCAACTATGCAGATATGTGACTAAATAACCTACCTCATAGGACGTGATAGGCTTGTGGTAGCTCTTGAGGGRGTTGACGGCTTTGGAGTAGCCCAGCACTCTCCATCTGTCCCCCTGGTGCGTGTAGGCCTTGGCCAGCACCTCCACTTTATCTGTGATGTGCTTGTTGTGGTTGTCAACCTTGGACTGGGAGGACTGGGCACACACCCACTTCCCTGAGAGGCTTCTGTTGGGGGTKTGAGGGGGCAGTGGCGGTACTGGGGGTCTCGTCCTTGGGGTGCAAGCCACTGATCAGAGCCTCCAGATCGCTCTGGGAGACGCCATATTCATCTTTAGTGTCTTGGACCTYTGGATACATGAAGTAATGAAGTGTATGATTAGGGCCAGAAGAAGCCATCATGCAGTGACAGGGTTATGGTTAATGGTTATGTGGTCGTCAACCTACAGTCTCTGTTGACTCATCtggttttgtttcatcagaaatCGGCTGCTTCATGTCCTGTGTAGCTGGGAGTGGGATACTGTTSAGCACGTCTTCTTTGACGCCGTCCTTTGTAGTTTCCATGTCTTTGTCTGGGTTGAGTAGGCTGTAGTCTGCTGTATCCAGCAGTCTCTGCTCACTGATGCAGGTGCTAAGCCAGGTGCACTTCAACAGATAAACTCCAGAGGGCAGCCTGTCCACTTTGAGCAGCCTGAGAGCCCTGTTACAGTCCATACTGTCATCCATTGCTACATGGGTGACTGTGGGACAGAGAGAACTCTCAGTGTGGCCTCCATTCTGGACAATCTGTCTCTGGAAGATCTGACGTTCCCGATTTCTGCTGGTAATATGTGTACGGTGACGCCCTGGAAAGCACTCCCTGAAATGGGATTGTGAAAAAGTAGTTTTACACACACAGGGCTTGTTCAACGTCGACTGCTGACTGATCTACAGTTATAaagtcattattatttgtagatctgTCAATCAGTCACAATCTGCACAAAATGCATTACGAATTTGATGCTCTCAAACACGGCCCACCTGTAACAGGTAGTTTCATCAGACTTCCTCTTTGCTGCCAGGGCATCCTTTTCCTCACGTGCCCCTGCTCTCTTCAATTTGGGGAAAGCTTTCATAATTCCGTAGGCAGACATTTCGCCAGGGAAAGGGGAGCCCTGAAAAATATAGAACAGAATGTGACAGCTgacactggctagctagctaactttagctgactagctaagttagctagcaagcagacaacaacaacaacggccATTTAACTGTTTRGAACAGCTGGGATTCACTCACTCCACTGAAATATGTTACgttatatatttattaaactAATTTACCATCATTTGTCGATAAACTcttgaaaatacatgttttacccCTTTGGACGACCAAAACACAAACCWAWGTGACAATGCAGATGGTTTAAAAATAATTTAACTTCCGGTTCGTTATAGACCTATTTTTTGTTCTTGCACGGCAAAGTTACATATTTTTCGAGAAAATATTGTAAAAAAGTATGTattatttattgagtaaatgtaaacatgtttttgaCAGATTATGGAGTTTAAAAAAAGGATAAATGAATTATACGTTTCACGATGACCTCCGTTGCCGTGGCTACACGTGATGTTTTAGGAAGTGTCCGTTTTTTGCAATATGGCTGTGCAGAGCTGGTCAGCTCTCCTAAAAGCATCCACGAAAACCGCTTTAATACACGATggtgagtgaaacagagagatgtAGACAAGTTATCATCATTATTGTGTTTTGTATCAKAWCATTTACCCTTGCATTCATCTAGTAAGACTTCAGTGTCAATTATAAGCTCGCTAGCATTAGCTGCTAACTAACACTAACCTTCACTCTGCCTAGCAYATCTGTTTAGCAAAGATGAAAGCTAGCTAATTCACATttaaatgcatttctattggTGCTTTGCAAACCTCTTTCCAGGGATAAGGAAGATACACTATCTCTTTACAGATGGGAAAGAAATGGKAGAAGAATATGACTTGACAACAGATGAGCTCATTGGTAAGCTTGTTTCAGATTAGACAACATCTTCTAAAAAAGTATCCTGCATTAGCTACATTGCTTCCTGTGCATTATATTATTTCCACTCTCAGCTGTTGTTACTTACATGTATTCTTACTTTGCAGTACGAAAGTGGCGTTCAAAAAGCACCTTGAAGGGACAGGGACCATGGGAGATAGAAGTCGGAGAGCCAGTCCCATCTACTGTAGCCTGTTTGGAATCAGATGTTATCAAGGAAAACTGTTCAAACGTGAGTTGTATTATACAATATTTACATCTGTTATATTTCAGGCCATGATCTAAATTGCTAATTGATTCTAGTTCACTATCACCAACAGTACTCATCCAAATGTGTCAACTAATGCTTTTACGATCGTGGAATTAACTTAATTTTCATCATTTCACTATTAAATTAATCGTCAATAAACAGTATGCATTTAACAGTACAATGCTCTGTTGTATTTCCTCAGCCTGTATTTATGCGCAAAGACACAAAGACCAGTTTCCTGTGGAGAGTCCGGAACCTTCCGTACCCCAAAGAGGTCTACAACATTTCAGTGGAGCCTGATCAACGATGCTGCATCATACGAACAAATAACAAAAAGTAACATCCGAATAGCCTCTATTCCACTCTCATGCCAAAATGCTTTAATAGTTAAGCATACAGTTGATATGTTTCCCCTCCTTAGAAATCTACTGATAAACTGCTAGGCCTATATCACTTCAGATATCGTTAACTACAGGTCCCTGAAAAGTAATGCCACATTCAAAGNCAAAATGCTTTAATAGTTAAGCATACAGTTGATATGTTTCCCCTCCTTAGAAATCTACTGATAAACTGCTAGGCCTATATCACTTCAGATATCGTTAACTACAGGTCCCTGAAAAGTAATGCCACATTCAAAGTCTATATAATTTATACAGTTGTAACATCTTCACAATGGAGAAGGCCTcctatattttcctttattttctttGTCAGTGCTTGTTACAGTTCTGCATATGTAAGTGAGGCTGGCTCTCCTATAGGTGGCACTGTTGACAAAAATATTGATCTCTTGCGCTCAAGAAACCCTTTTCCCACTGCGGTGTGTTATCCTTTGCAGGTACTACAAGAAGTTTAATGTTCCTGATCTGAACCGAAGCCAGCTGCCATTGGATAGTTCCGCGCTCAACTTCACCCATGCCAATAACACGTTAATTGTCAGTGTAAGTActcctgacaacaacaacaacaaacaaaccaactaCAGTACTTCTCAAATCCCACCTTGGATGATTTTACACTGCAAGTCTTATATCCAATATACAGAGACTGATAGGCAAACTTGAGGCTAAACTATAAGGTGATACTGGAGACTAGATTGAAACTATATTTTTGTATTCATCTCACTTGTATCAGAACACGCCTATAAACTCAAGGGAATCATTGAATTAATTACTTAGAACAAACATTAGGATAGCCTACTAAGTATCTGATGAAGAGATTGACCGTTACTTTATGTYTATACCTATCATAATCTGTTTCTCTGTACTATTTCGATTTCTTATTCCTTGTGTTTGTtaaaattggcaccctattccctatatagtgcactacttttgagcccgactctggtcgaaagtagtgcactatatagggaataaggagcCTCTGTGTTATCCCACTTCAGGCCAAACATTACACTACAGGATGTACATGGAAGGGAAAGGGGTTTCTGTAGAGGTAATGACATATTCTGTCTTTCCTTTCAAGTACAAGAAGCCCAAGGAGATATTAACGCTTGAGCACGAGCTACTCCGGGAGGTGAAGAAACTGAAGGGAACCAATGAAGGGGACGTCGACTGCAAAACTCAATGAAGTCCCAGTGTGGATCTGAGGGGATGTCACTCAAACAAGTCGTTTTTGATTTGCACTGGTGATGCAGTATCCTGTATGTTTTCTACTCTGATTTCTGGTTCTCAATGTAAATATTGGAGAATATATTGGAAAAATGTTGCGCAGTGCCTTGTCCATACTTTCCATTGTGTTTATTGCGGTCGGGGCGGGGGGATGTGGAATTGAGACACTGAATTACAAACATAGTTACTTGTTTAAACTTGTTAGTTTTTGATAGAACACTTATAAGTGTTCTGTCAAAAAGATACATTTGAGAAATGTCACTGCTGTTCTGTAAAAAGTTCTGAATCGTTGTTGTCGAGATACGAACACTTATTGGGTTTAATACGTGATCTTGTCCTTTGAAGATGAATACAATTCCTTAACATTGTTAACAACTGTCTCTACGTCTCTCCTTTCCCTTAACTATGCAAACTATTAGTTGTTAAAATAGTCCAAACGCAGAGAGTTCATCCCCCTCCCACAATTCTTGGTCTCCTTCCCTTGTAAACCACTTTGACACACAATGCCTTTTCCCTATTctttccacacacaaacacacacacacactgttctcgaCGGGGTCGCCCTTACAAGCACGTCCCATTTGTGTTAACTGAATACCCTTKTGCTCATGATTGTGCAGCCCAGAGTAGGCCACCCTGAAAGCCATTATGGCCGAGCTAGCCAGTACTAGCAGGTCTTACTGGTCCCCTGAGCCTGGCCCTGTCCTCCAGGGGGTGACTTTACTGGCCCAGAGTCCTCCAACAAATCCTCTTGCAAACCCCAAGACTGGATATAGCCAAGGATAGGTATGGAGCTTGGATGACAGAAGCACTATATTACTGGNATAGCCAAGGATAGGTATGGAGCTTGGATGACAGAAGCACTATATTACTGGGAAGTGAACAAGTCGTATGCTTCTTTGTAAATATAGGTTCTTGCATGACAGTAGTATTGAA from Salvelinus sp. IW2-2015 unplaced genomic scaffold, ASM291031v2 Un_scaffold1562, whole genome shotgun sequence includes the following:
- the LOC112071260 gene encoding protein DPCD-like isoform X1, with translation MAVQSWSALLKASTKTALIHDGIRKIHYLFTDGKEMXEEYDLTTDELIVRKWRSKSTLKGQGPWEIEVGEPVPSTVACLESDVIKENCSNPVFMRKDTKTSFLWRVRNLPYPKEVYNISVEPDQRCCIIRTNNKKYYKKFNVPDLNRSQLPLDSSALNFTHANNTLIVSYKKPKEILTLEHELLREVKKLKGTNEGDVDCKTQ
- the LOC112071260 gene encoding protein DPCD-like isoform X2, whose amino-acid sequence is MAVQSWSALLKASTKTALIHDDGKEMXEEYDLTTDELIVRKWRSKSTLKGQGPWEIEVGEPVPSTVACLESDVIKENCSNPVFMRKDTKTSFLWRVRNLPYPKEVYNISVEPDQRCCIIRTNNKKYYKKFNVPDLNRSQLPLDSSALNFTHANNTLIVSYKKPKEILTLEHELLREVKKLKGTNEGDVDCKTQ